Proteins found in one Desulfomonilia bacterium genomic segment:
- the cybH gene encoding Ni/Fe-hydrogenase, b-type cytochrome subunit has product MDTRVAVKEWSLSMRANHWLMALSIFILIPTGFYIADPFSVGAGETIDKFLMGHVRYVHILFGIILSFTLIWRLYMMFFSRFHADWKDFLAWTDWPNFWKQIKFYAFISEEKPGHKYLYGPLQSLAYGGLIVMWLIIVITGLALMGNNYSVSFTSIFKPLAGWMGGLATVRYVHHIFTWLFLLFIPVHIYMAFWYDAVIKEGTLSSMVGGRLYKKDEH; this is encoded by the coding sequence ATGGATACGAGAGTAGCGGTTAAAGAATGGTCGCTGTCTATGAGGGCCAACCACTGGCTGATGGCATTGTCCATCTTCATACTGATCCCGACAGGGTTCTATATTGCAGATCCGTTCTCGGTGGGCGCCGGCGAAACGATAGACAAGTTCCTCATGGGCCATGTGCGCTATGTGCATATCCTTTTCGGCATAATCCTGAGCTTTACGCTTATATGGCGCCTTTACATGATGTTCTTTTCGCGCTTTCATGCGGACTGGAAGGATTTTCTGGCCTGGACCGACTGGCCCAACTTCTGGAAGCAGATAAAGTTCTACGCCTTTATCTCCGAGGAAAAGCCCGGACACAAATACCTTTACGGGCCGCTTCAGTCTCTTGCGTACGGCGGGCTCATCGTCATGTGGCTGATAATAGTCATCACGGGACTCGCCCTTATGGGCAACAACTATTCTGTAAGCTTCACTTCAATATTCAAGCCGCTTGCGGGATGGATGGGAGGCCTGGCGACCGTGAGATATGTACATCACATATTCACATGGCTCTTTCTTCTTTTCATACCTGTACATATCTATATGGCGTTCTGGTATGATGCAGTCATCAAGGAAGGCACACTATCATCGATGGTAGGCGGAAGACTTTACAAGAAAGATGAGCATTGA